From Argopecten irradians isolate NY chromosome 3, Ai_NY, whole genome shotgun sequence:
attaaataaagatatattttaacaatttcCTAATATTTCGTATTGTCGTTAAGACCTTCCTTTCTGCAAGCTGGAGATGGACGGAAATTTGGGAAGTTTGCAAGGTGGCTAGTATCCGATCGCGCCATGAAGCTAGACGGGTAAGAAAATATGCCATTAACTCATCTTACAAACATACATCCCCGTTAAAAATCTTAAATAAATACAACTTCATATGTGCTTTAAGATTAGACACgatcaatatttgatttatcGGTATATAGACTGAAAACCGAACTGCACTCTGAAACATGAAACACATTGAAATTCCGTTTTCGgggtacacatttatagaccaAATCGAAATCGCTTTCAATCGTTACatttaatttcttaaattaAACAGAGATACAAGTCgaagaaaataaatttacaaacaaaaccGAATAGTTTTCTATTGCGTAATGATAAAActttctatatataaaatatatataaaatagattaaatatcattatatgttTCTGGTTCATATAACTTTACCTTGATACCATTTGTTTGCTTGAAATTGATATACACTGTctacaaatattaattataatagacATCAACACAAGATGACgccattttgtgtttttataacgtcaaaatatttgttttatttttcgatCTATGTCTTGATAGACAAAATGATTTAAGCAACAAAAAATGCGTTGCAGccaaaattaaaattgtaacCTGTTGCTTGTACTATATTAGTCACTTATTATAAAAACGATtctaaattacaaatatatgatGACATATACCTTTGTTCAGATATCAATGCTTTTTATGACtggttattttgtatattagaGTTGTTTTCTTATTTATCCGACTTCGACAAAGATCTATAACACAGTCAGATTACAGCTTTGCAATTTCATAATTAACCTACGAATATAAAAATTACGACTCTTAGTTCAAGTCCAAATTTAAAGGCAAATTTGTTCTTTGTTGTCTATTCTATCGTTTCGTTCACAACATTTTACACTACTTCATGTTgctattatattgttttttatcccccgctttctccgaaaggggggatattaatttaggtttgtccgtctgtctgtctgtccgtctgtctgtaacacctcatgacaaggttaaatgccttaagggctcggccaagttcgatcgcaactttcaacggaccttatttagcggagttatggccctttgatttaataaaaaaaatagtcattttctgccacttccgtacaataactgtaataaatattaacaattgtcttcaaacttggtaacaaagttaaatgtcttacttccgaataagacttcagtttatttttcatgtttcaacaaaatttgaacaaaaaacacgaatttgcttgttatttgggtgggttttttttagtttttttttcttttcattttggGGGTGCTTCAGACATTTCGTCCACGACATACAAGATCGTCTTTTCGAGCCCCCTGGTGAGTTCGGAGATGACTTGGCGTCGTTGAATATCCAGAGAGGAAGAGATCATGGGCTGAGACCCTACGTCTTCTGGAGGAAATTCTGCAATATTGATGATTATCTGATTACAAACTTTCACGAACTACATAAAACGCATACGCAAGACAATATCGATCGATTTGTATACACATAGTAAGTTTGTTTTTCTATTGATCAAAGTAAAAAGGTAATGAAAGTACGTcattaatatgaaattaatgAAATGTCAAAGTGATGAAATAATAACAAACCATCAACGTAATAACAATCGACAACCATTAACAACAATAATGAATGAACCAATGTTACTAACAACGCTTTACATATTGAAAACATGTATggatatatttatcattttttattattttttttatttaaagtctATTAAATAAAGTTTAAACGCTAAATTATGATTTCCCAAACtgtatatgacatttttttcgTTTAAGCGGATCAATCCTtgtaaaagtaattatttttaattatgtaGAAATCCTTACGGACCTTCAGATTTTAATTTACGCCTATGATGTTGCCAATGGTTGTTGTGAATGCAAAAACTCCGAACTTAGTCCAACTACTGCAACTCTATAAATGAAACTgccattaaaatattttatagtaaatgtaatattacGCCAACCTCTTACGTATCAATTTTGCACTAATTTAAAATGTCATCGTGTGAAAATTAAGATGATTTAattttgtgtgatgttttattgttgatgatttataacaatttctttcatacctacacgtgtaatactggctggtctagggcaatacactcatgtcgcctaaggctgtattgcatggctacccatgcaataaagcctcgtgacgtcacggcgtcaacaaaatctctatttcctcggtaaaattttaacatttttttcacaaaattgactggttttactataaaagatgcaagcaacggaatttctGTTGAAagtatcacgtaatttttcatgtatggaaattgacttccagtcgtggatttcttcgaatttatttcaaaatggcgggatattatagttgtaaaattgcagtaaaacgtcgtggtatgaaagaaaaatactctttcataagtggatatgaaggatagggatattctaccctcgggatcacaaaatgttgcaaaaccctcggcaagcctcgggttttactacattttgtgaccctcgggtagaatatccctatccttcatatccacatatgaaagagtcttataatctctACTTTCAGTGGCAATGTAGGTGATATAGATTTGTTCGCTGGAGCTATGACAGAAATTCCAATACCGGGTGGATTGTTAGGGCCCACTTTCTCCTGTATAATCGGTTTACAGTTCAAACACTTGAAGCACGGTGACAGTTTCTGGTTTGAAAGGAGGAAAATGCATGATAAGTCTTCCCTACTAACAGAGGGTAGGTCTCAATAAACTTTCCTTTTGTTTCTTATCCCCTTCagtgtcaaattatatttttttggtATTGGTAAGGAATATTTGGGGTTTGGGCCATTTTTGGCCACGAAATCCATGCAAAAATTGGTGTGCGCGTTCACTGTAGACATTATGATATGACCGTGCGGAGTGTGCTACTCGATATCTTTCCTAATATACTCAGTAGGTAGTAAAGTAGTTAATATAGATGTACAACCTCATCTGTCCATCatcttatatttaaaaaatctaGAGTGCACTGATACGAGTGTGTTTTCTGGCATTAGTGATTTTCCAATAAACTGATGATAACAAGGCAGACATATATATGTTATGACATTAATTTCCATTCCCTTTCTTTAGATCAAATAGAGGCGATAAAGGAATGGACCCTGGCGAAGATCATTTGTGAAAATACTGGTATTGAGCATATACAGAAAGATGTGTTCAAAGCAGCTTCAATGTAAGTATTAAATCATTTCATGTACGTTGGtttgttcgtttgtttgtttacgtttAATGGGTCACATACGTGTCTTGGGTAAAAAGTGACATTAGTTAAAAAGCAGCAAGCATTCGACGTGTTGCGTAAAAATATACGGACAAAATTAAAGTTCATTgtcagttgaaaatattgttactaaaaatgataatatgaCGGCTTGAAAGTGTGAAGTTGGAAAATGCAGTGTTTACAGATATTATAAAGATGTAATGATAAAAAGTTATCTTTCCTAGTATAGCTATCATACATTCCGCCGGAAATCAAAAGCAATTATTTCAGATCATTTTGGCTGACGCATTGAACACCTTTCAATAAAAcagatacattaattttgcttaTGGCACATGCAATatcattgtttcattaattatgtaattaagcGCTTCGGACGCGAATGAttgctttaatattttttgattTCTCAAAGGTGATAAAGGTGCCAAGTTTGTAAACCTAATTTTAACTGATGAAGTATGTTATTTGTGGATGGGTGAAACACATTTACTAATAACGCTTTACCACAACCGTCTGTTTTGTAGAGGGACCATCCGAAAATGCAGCGACATTCCGGACCTGAATTTGGTTCCATGGGGATGCCAATACGCGGACGGGCGGGAAAACTTGTATCCTGACGACATGAACAAGCTAACCGAACCCCGGTATCACGATACGCACCATAATGACCTCTGAAACTTCATAGTGAAATCAAGTGATACCTCACAAAAGAATATCTGATCAACTGTTCTTATGGCTAACTCTAACATCCTTTCTATTCcacaaaatttaaatcaaagttaagttatttatatgtttgttttaaatgagTCTAATTCATATCtccatagaaaaaaaatgttggttttttttttgttgttttcgaAAATAACACAGTTAGGCAGAAAATATTATCCCATAAAGGAGAAATATTGTATAGTCGTCTTTAATACCATTGTTACCCAAACAAGATTAATCTTATATTTTAAGAAAACATCTCACAATGTATTAACCAGAAACAAATTAACTATTTTGTCATATTGACGGAAATAACTTACTATATATATTCAGAAAGTACTTACTAGATATTGCTTACAATATCActtaaatattttcttctttcCTGTAGAAATGTAATCTTGTCATGTAATTTACAGATGTGCAGACACATGTAACCAAAttacgaaaatgtatcattctGTATTCTTACAAAACCGTAATATCTGCGCAGAaagattttttattaaattttaaacttCATGCAGATATATTCTCTTCTTATTCATCTAGAAACTATAATTGATGCATTGCGATTATTGTATTTCTCCAAGGTatggtattgataataaaaaaatggtgcatttttacctaaaaacaaaacacttatTCTGATTTTGTAACATGATGATACAAATTTATATACACAACTTTcgtctttgtatattatacaataaatatttctagaAATTAAAGTGAAACTATTGCTAGCGATTCGTCACTGTTTCTGAACAATTATCTGCACCCTTTGTCATAATCCCGATTGAAAAACGGTTTTGAAAATGGACGCTGTGTGACGTCACTTTGAAATCAGTGATAACCCTGATATAATGTATTGTCACATGTACAAACTGCTTTTTGTACACAGTGTCCAAATTTGAATACGGAAAGCAGTTGGTTGTGTTATCTGTTTTTATTGATCtctaacaaaacaaatactggtGAGAAAACGTGACGGCAAAATATAACATCTACCAATGTAACTTGAAGTATGAATTGCAGGAATGAATTTGTACATTGAAACTAGTGCTTAAACGGAATCGCCAATGACGTGAactcaaatacatgtatctaggACTTTATATGGAATCAACTAGTCCATAATTTTCACATTAATTAAATCTCTTCACATTTTTACCAGATGTAAACCTGTTCATGATGCGAACTTGTGAAACTATAATGTGGGGTCAACTCGTCCAAACCAACATGCTATTATTCAACTGAAATGTCAAAATCAAAGTATAGTCTATTGAGATTGTTTTAGGACCATTTTGTTGTAATAAATAGAGAATGGTAACAAAATTgttctataaaaaaaatatcttgtttTTGAACAGTACAAATATCTTATCCCCCACATCTGGaaaataatgtgtatatatatttatggtaTATCAACAAATACCTATGTAATCTGTTTTATGATAGGGGCCGCCAGGGTTTGGGTGCCTTGGAGTGAACTcctataaataatatattgtcctcacacaggaggGCTCTTGCTCACCAAACAAAAAATGATTACgacttacaatgtacataaatgtaatTACTTTACAATTATTAGAATGCTATTGAAGGATTATAATTTTTACATAAAGATGCCAATTACAATtaaagggacgtaactctttaaaaacactattttagaaaatcattgaaatgttAGCATAatgttttcagattttttgtatttttttcaaaatttattttttattcatttttttttcaaaaaatatacacaacacaacatgtaCAGAAGATACATGAAAGACAAACATAATAGAAGTTACAGTTGAGGgattatttcatattacatacattACCACTCACATAAAAGATCTATCAAGAGTTTTGTTTCCCTTCTTACAAATGTAGTGACAAAGTAAACTACgggagacaactcttgataaaaaaaacaaataatacacCAAAGATAAAACAGAACAAAGGGGGAGGAGGGGAGTAAACTTAGGTCACAGATCTTTCaggaatttttaaaatgttactgtttatatatttaaataattttgtaattctGCAAGTGTTTGTGATTTACGCCTTAAATTCCTATTGGATATTATAATCTTGTGAGCTTTAAgttcaaatttgatatgattttttagACTGTTTAAATTGAGTTCTTTTCCAAgacatttacagttgtaaatgtattgttttactaggagcattatcaaattttcaatatgGAAATTAGTATGTGTTCTATCTtgttttccaaaaaaaaaaatgttttttaaatctAAGACCTAAATTattagtacatgtaattatagaAATTCTTAATTattcaatcaaatttgatacattttcacaGTCCCAAAATATGTGAGTGATTGTTTCTagatatgttttacaaaatgtacatagattgttgtttgATTTACCAATTACTAATAGAAATGTCTTAGTAGTTTGCATGCTATTGTTTATTCGGAATTGTAACAATTGAAGCTTGGAGCTAGTCGTAGCATTAAAAAGGgatatttattgtatttgattCAATGTTTGTAGAAgatagaataaaatatttgtgtaaaCGAACAGAAACTAGCACAAAAAAGCActcaaacacacacacaaaactatAGACACAAAAAagactaaaatatatattccatcCATATCATATATACAGTTGATTGGCGCATTAcaataacaaattaaacatatcTGTCCaattcatccatatttgttcCACTTTCTccatacattattttttaattgacaGTTGATTTTTCAATACCCtttttgtttatacaaaaaatcactCAAACTTATGTTCATTCTATGTTTTTCCTCCGTAGAAAAATATGTATGACTTcatataaagaataataaaattGAACGATATCGAACATTTTTTTAGTCTTCACAATATTATTAGTTTATTTTTCCTGTCATATTTGAAACGATTTTtgacaatacaaaaatattctattgtttgaaTGTCTGTATTACAGatgttattttcagaaataGTTATAGTCTTTAGGTAATTAATACGCTGTTTTAGTCAATACTGAAACTAGTGTACTGATGCAATTTTGGTAATTTGAAAAGgtattcttgattttttttccaatctaTATTTCTAAAGACAGTTTGTTGTTTCCATTTCTGCTCTGATGTTatcaaacatttatttctttctgTCAAATCTAATACATTTCTTTACATCGCCTAAtacttttaaattatatatatgaaaatgatcTATCTAGTTTGGTCATTATCCTAAACGTTTCGAACAACCTTATAAAACCGTATTTATTAAAAAGGAATTATTATCAatgcaaaaacaaatattgaatttaacGACACATGCTGAATATGttatattcaataaatatttgtCCTGATTCATTACATATACTTTCGGTATTATCTGTGCATTTCGCGTTTTCGTGTCTAACGCCATTTTCAATCTAATTAATTTCGTTACTTAGCTAACGACGGTTCTAATGCACTCAGAACGTTTTTGCGACTATAAATTTTCGCGGGGTCTAACCTCTTGAGAAATACGTGAAATGTAATCAATTACACACGGACtttagtttgtttacagtaaatggGAAATAAATTAACTCTCtaacaataaaaaatgttacCACAGTACAGTATATGATGTTGTTACAAAAACAGCCAACAAATTTATGCATACACTTCCGAGTCTGCTTGTTGCTCCAAATCTGATTTGTTAAATGTCTGTTCCATCTCCAAGGTAACGGCGGCGTCGTCTTTATCATGTGAATACACAGCCACGTATTTACCTTTCACCCCTGACCTCTGATAGCAAGTCAAATGTGCACGTTTGTGGTAAAGTAGCATGAATGATCCTCCAAAAATGATAATGACCCCAAGAGTAACAATCAGGGTTACCAGAATGCTTAACATTGACATGGGACAAGCTAGGTCTGCAGGATCTACGTCAAAAATCTCCATCCCTCTGAGCCTTGAAGGATAGGTgcatctgtaatatatatacataaatcgttagtgatatatatatatatatatatacaagggaACTGAGCGGTTAAAAGACCTGTCACAACTCCTTTTCACATTTCTATTATAACGTAAATTAGTAACGGCTGTAACGTTTTTGTTACTACTTTGTTACCTTTATTCCAGTCTTCATTTACTTTTATATCGATTtccaaacaaattatgtaactCATCATTTTCGATAGTCCAAAATATGGATATCATTTTATCCAACATCAGTTACCCAATACCTATTGAAATGAATGTAGATACAACATTTAGTAGTCAAAATTTTGTAAGGccaaagtcgggatttcgatcttagactccggttccggccattattttagcgtgaaagacactaaaaaatcctcccgacttcccgaccctattttttttttttttttttttttttttttttttttgccaatgtaaccctaaacagacatttttggGCCTAATATGAGTATCCTGAAAATTTTGAAACTCACCTAAAGGATATGATATCCCTGATCCATACAATAGAAAATCATTAATAATGATGCATCATACATCAGTTATGGAAGAGACAAAAGAACTTACATTATAGAAGCATTAAGATCCCGAAGTGAGGAATCCGGCAATGTAATCCACTTCATATGGCAATCACATGCCCAGGGATTGTGATCAAGTTCCGGCGCACTTCTCATGTCTGTTGGGAAAGAAAGCTGTGTGATTCGGCGAAGGCGGTTGTTTTTCAGTCCCAAACGTTCAAGCCCAGTGATCCCTGAAAAGGCGTTGTCAGAGATGGTCGTGATCAGGTTGTTGTCTAAATTAACGAATTGCAGAGATGACGTCAAAGTAAGGTGCATGTCGTCAATCTCCGTCAACTTGTTGTAACTCAGATCGAGGCTACGAAGATGCGTGACCCCTGAGAACGCAGCAGTGTCAAAGGTCATTAGGTTGTTATGGCTAAGGTCAAGGACACGAAGTCTCATCAGGTTATCTAATGCGAGGTGGTTTAAGGTAGATATAGCACAATAAGACAAATCCAATTCCTCCAGCCGGTGATATCCGAACGCCTGGAAGGTCATATACTCTACCATTCCCAGTGGATTTCCTTTTAAGATTAGAACGCGGAGACTGTGGAACTCACTTAGGACCAGACGATATTGCTTGACTATGAGAGCGGATCCCTGGAGAAGGTTGAATGAGAGATCGAGTGTCTCCAAACTCGTCAGGTTCTTAAACGCATTTTGACTGATTGTTGTTATATGATTTCGGGAAAGATTCAGCCTCACCAGTGATTTGGGacttgatatatttatatatggaaTGTGGACAAGTTCATTCCTTGATAAATCTAAATTTTGTACGTCATCTGGAATTTCTGATTCGGTAGGAAATGACGTTAAATTACCGGAAGTACAATTAAATATGTCTATACTCTGACGCTTACATCCTGGAGGACCAACCGCAGTCGTCAAGGAAACGAGCAAACACAAAGCACAAGAGAATAATGGTGTCTTTGCCATATTATTATGAatctgaaaatgaaacaaagtacatattgattattttaataaaaccttgttactttgtatattatttcttcgctacattttattaaaaaaaatcaaaaaaaatataataaggCATAAATATTGCTAcatatctgaaaataaaaacaaaagaggTTATTTCAAAAGTGGCTAATTTGATGTAACGCCATTGCTGTTTTATgtgaaaaattataaattaactCTTTTTCTATACACTGTTTCAGGGATGGAACATCCCAGTACAAATCCACACAGTAACATCAAAGTTcaagaaagaaaattaaattttaaatataca
This genomic window contains:
- the LOC138317702 gene encoding chondroadherin-like — translated: MAKTPLFSCALCLLVSLTTAVGPPGCKRQSIDIFNCTSGNLTSFPTESEIPDDVQNLDLSRNELVHIPYINISSPKSLVRLNLSRNHITTISQNAFKNLTSLETLDLSFNLLQGSALIVKQYRLVLSEFHSLRVLILKGNPLGMVEYMTFQAFGYHRLEELDLSYCAISTLNHLALDNLMRLRVLDLSHNNLMTFDTAAFSGVTHLRSLDLSYNKLTEIDDMHLTLTSSLQFVNLDNNLITTISDNAFSGITGLERLGLKNNRLRRITQLSFPTDMRSAPELDHNPWACDCHMKWITLPDSSLRDLNASIICTYPSRLRGMEIFDVDPADLACPMSMLSILVTLIVTLGVIIIFGGSFMLLYHKRAHLTCYQRSGVKGKYVAVYSHDKDDAAVTLEMEQTFNKSDLEQQADSEVYA